A part of Streptomyces sp. NBC_01451 genomic DNA contains:
- a CDS encoding serine/threonine-protein kinase, translated as MSEAERAGASREDRSERLLAGRYRLGGVLGRGGMGTVWRAEDETLGRTVAVKELRFPGSIDEEEKRRLITRTLREAKAIARIRNNSAVTVFDVVEEDDRPWIVMELVEGKSLAEVIREDGLLEPRRAAEVGLAILDVLRAAHREGILHRDVKPSNVLMSEDGRVVLTDFGIAQVEGDPSITSTGMLVGAPSYISPERARGHKPGPAADLWSLGGLLYASVEGVPPYDKGSAIATLTAVMTEQMEEPKNAGPLKDVIYGLLTKDPAKRLDDAGARTMLNAVIHAPQREQAEPEPVDTTKVVPLPPVPGRNKRADKGAESGSSADTGSGGKRAEDAGERFRGAFRSVKKAAVAAGAGAGAVVRTKSADSAAAAGASAGGGAAGAGAGAGATASETAVSGSVASSGAGSSGALDEAAKSDGARESGKSAGGAAQGAVVPRARDGQGRDSGAQAGNPVTGGRSSGWPVVPPPDLPPRSVPRAPLTDVVPRRTLVIIGVVVAVIVLGVVLALVLGGDDSTDSSAGGAKSGGDKVTSTSSASAETKEDKDEGTRVDGGQSADATKSAEAGTGSGAGTDPGNSPSASASASGGSGGSTGVSTHTNEQGFSIGLPAGWKYESTGAAGARFAGPDGQKLLVGWTTTPKSDPVADWKNQEQYMTRSQYDRIRIAKVDYRGWNTADWEFTYTEGGTKYRSVDRGFVVTEQLGYGLMYTAKASNWGSELRKETWRTFAETFEPKS; from the coding sequence ATGTCGGAGGCGGAGCGGGCGGGAGCATCCCGTGAGGACAGGAGTGAGCGTCTCCTCGCCGGGCGGTACCGGCTGGGAGGAGTCCTCGGCCGCGGCGGCATGGGCACCGTCTGGCGGGCGGAGGACGAGACCCTCGGCCGGACGGTCGCCGTCAAGGAGCTGCGGTTTCCGGGGAGCATCGACGAGGAGGAGAAGCGGCGCCTGATCACGCGGACGCTGCGCGAGGCCAAGGCGATCGCGCGGATCCGCAACAACAGCGCCGTGACCGTCTTCGACGTGGTCGAGGAGGACGACCGCCCGTGGATCGTGATGGAACTCGTCGAGGGCAAGTCGCTCGCCGAGGTCATCCGTGAGGACGGGCTGCTGGAGCCGCGCCGCGCCGCCGAGGTGGGCCTCGCGATTCTCGACGTGCTCAGGGCCGCGCACCGCGAGGGCATCCTGCACCGCGACGTGAAGCCGTCGAACGTGCTGATGTCCGAGGACGGCCGGGTCGTCCTCACCGACTTCGGTATCGCGCAGGTGGAGGGCGACCCGTCGATCACCTCGACCGGCATGCTCGTCGGCGCTCCCTCCTACATTTCGCCGGAGCGGGCCCGAGGCCACAAGCCCGGCCCGGCTGCCGACCTCTGGTCGCTCGGCGGTTTGTTGTACGCGTCGGTCGAGGGTGTGCCGCCCTACGACAAGGGTTCCGCGATCGCGACGCTGACCGCCGTGATGACGGAGCAGATGGAGGAGCCGAAGAACGCGGGTCCGCTGAAGGACGTGATCTACGGGCTGCTGACCAAGGATCCCGCCAAGCGGCTCGACGACGCCGGTGCGCGCACGATGCTCAACGCGGTGATCCACGCGCCCCAGCGCGAGCAGGCCGAGCCGGAGCCGGTGGACACGACGAAGGTCGTGCCGTTGCCGCCCGTCCCCGGCAGGAACAAGCGGGCGGACAAGGGCGCGGAGAGCGGCAGTTCGGCCGACACCGGCTCCGGGGGCAAGCGGGCTGAGGACGCCGGCGAGCGGTTCCGGGGGGCGTTCCGCTCGGTGAAGAAGGCGGCCGTCGCGGCTGGTGCCGGGGCGGGGGCGGTGGTGCGGACGAAGTCCGCCGACTCCGCTGCGGCTGCCGGTGCTTCCGCGGGCGGAGGAGCGGCCGGGGCCGGAGCGGGTGCGGGTGCCACGGCCTCCGAGACCGCGGTCTCCGGGAGTGTGGCTTCCTCCGGCGCGGGTTCCTCCGGTGCGCTGGACGAGGCTGCGAAGAGCGACGGTGCGAGGGAATCCGGGAAGTCGGCCGGAGGCGCTGCTCAGGGGGCCGTTGTTCCCCGCGCGCGGGACGGTCAGGGCCGGGACAGCGGTGCTCAGGCGGGTAACCCCGTTACCGGCGGGCGGAGTTCGGGGTGGCCTGTGGTGCCGCCGCCCGATCTGCCGCCCCGGTCCGTGCCCAGGGCGCCGCTCACCGATGTGGTGCCGAGGCGCACGCTGGTGATCATCGGTGTGGTCGTCGCGGTCATCGTGCTCGGCGTGGTGCTGGCCCTCGTGCTCGGGGGCGACGACTCCACGGACAGTTCCGCCGGCGGGGCGAAGAGCGGCGGGGACAAGGTGACGTCCACGTCCTCCGCCTCCGCCGAGACCAAGGAGGACAAGGACGAGGGCACCCGTGTGGACGGCGGGCAGAGCGCCGACGCCACGAAGAGCGCGGAGGCGGGCACCGGCTCGGGCGCGGGAACCGATCCGGGAAACTCGCCCAGTGCGTCGGCGAGCGCGTCGGGTGGGTCGGGTGGGTCCACGGGTGTGTCCACGCACACGAACGAGCAGGGGTTCTCCATCGGACTGCCCGCCGGGTGGAAGTACGAGTCCACGGGAGCCGCGGGGGCCCGTTTCGCGGGGCCCGACGGGCAGAAGCTGCTCGTCGGGTGGACCACCACGCCCAAGAGCGATCCCGTGGCCGACTGGAAGAACCAAGAGCAGTACATGACGCGCTCGCAGTACGACCGGATCCGAATAGCGAAGGTGGACTACCGCGGCTGGAACACGGCCGACTGGGAGTTCACCTACACGGAGGGCGGGACGAAGTACCGGTCGGTGGACCGGGGGTTCGTCGTCACCGAACAACTCGGATATGGGCTGATGTACACGGCGAAAGCGTCCAATTGGGGCAGTGAGCTGCGCAAGGAGACATGGCGGACCTTCGCGGAGACGTTCGAACCGAAATCGTGA
- a CDS encoding glycerol-3-phosphate dehydrogenase/oxidase, which translates to MRTAALGPAQRAESLAAMAERELDVLVVGAGVVGAGTALDSVTRGLSTGLVEARDWASGTSSRSSKLIHGGLRYLEMLDFALVREALKERGLLLERLAPHLVKPVAFLYPLQHQGWERLYAGAGVALYDAMSMARGHGRGLPGHRHLSRRHALRVAPALKKDSLVGALQYYDAQMDDARFVATLVRTAAAYGAKVANRARVTGFLREGERVVGARVRDVEGGGEYEIRARQIVNATGVWTDDTQGMVGERGQFHVRASKGIHLVVPKDRIHSTTGLILRTEKSVLFVIPWGRHWIVGTTDTDWDLDKAHPAASSADIDYLLERVNSVLAVPLTRDDVQGVYAGLRPLLAGESDATSKLSREHTVAHPVPGLVVVAGGKYTTYRVMAKDAVDAAVHGLDQRVAECVTEDVPLLGAEGYRALWNARARTAARTGLHVVRVEHLLNRYGSLAQEVLDLIAADSSLGEPLQSAEDYLRAEVVYAASHEGARHLDDVLTRRTRISIETFDRGTRSSREAAELMAPVLGWDKDQIEREVEHYDKRVEAERESQRQPDDLTADAARLGAPDIVPL; encoded by the coding sequence ATGAGGACAGCGGCACTGGGACCGGCGCAGCGTGCCGAGTCACTGGCAGCAATGGCCGAGCGTGAGCTGGACGTGCTGGTGGTGGGCGCGGGCGTGGTCGGTGCGGGCACCGCGCTCGACTCCGTGACCCGCGGCCTGTCCACAGGTCTGGTGGAGGCCCGTGACTGGGCGTCGGGCACGTCGAGCAGGTCCAGCAAGCTCATCCACGGCGGCCTGCGCTATCTCGAGATGCTCGACTTCGCCCTCGTACGGGAGGCGTTGAAGGAGCGCGGACTGCTGCTGGAGCGGCTCGCACCGCACCTGGTGAAGCCGGTGGCGTTCCTGTATCCCCTTCAGCACCAGGGCTGGGAACGGCTGTACGCCGGTGCGGGCGTCGCGCTCTACGACGCCATGTCGATGGCCCGCGGGCATGGGCGGGGTCTGCCGGGGCACCGCCACCTGAGCCGCCGTCACGCCCTGCGTGTCGCGCCCGCCCTGAAGAAGGACTCCCTGGTCGGAGCGTTGCAGTACTACGACGCGCAGATGGACGACGCCCGCTTTGTGGCCACCCTGGTGCGCACGGCGGCGGCGTACGGCGCGAAGGTCGCCAACCGCGCGCGGGTGACCGGCTTCCTGCGTGAGGGTGAGCGGGTCGTGGGCGCCCGGGTGCGGGATGTCGAGGGCGGCGGGGAGTACGAGATCCGCGCCCGCCAGATCGTCAACGCCACCGGGGTGTGGACCGACGACACTCAGGGGATGGTCGGCGAGCGCGGCCAGTTCCACGTCCGGGCGTCCAAGGGCATCCATCTGGTCGTCCCCAAGGACCGGATCCACTCGACGACCGGGCTGATCCTGCGCACCGAGAAGTCCGTGCTGTTCGTGATCCCGTGGGGCCGGCACTGGATCGTCGGGACGACGGACACCGACTGGGACCTCGACAAGGCCCACCCGGCGGCCTCCAGCGCCGATATCGACTATCTGCTGGAGCGCGTGAACTCGGTGCTCGCGGTGCCGCTGACGAGGGACGACGTCCAGGGCGTGTACGCGGGCCTGCGGCCTCTGCTCGCCGGTGAGTCCGACGCGACCAGCAAGCTGTCGCGCGAGCACACCGTGGCGCATCCGGTGCCGGGCCTGGTGGTCGTGGCGGGCGGCAAGTACACGACGTACCGGGTGATGGCGAAGGACGCGGTCGACGCGGCGGTGCACGGGCTCGACCAACGGGTCGCCGAGTGCGTCACGGAGGACGTGCCGCTGCTGGGCGCCGAGGGCTACCGCGCGCTGTGGAACGCCCGGGCGCGGACGGCCGCGCGCACCGGCCTCCATGTGGTGCGCGTGGAGCACCTGCTGAACCGGTACGGCTCACTGGCCCAGGAGGTCCTCGACCTGATCGCCGCCGACTCCTCGCTCGGCGAGCCGTTGCAGTCGGCGGAGGACTATCTGCGGGCGGAGGTCGTCTACGCGGCCTCGCACGAGGGGGCGCGGCACCTGGACGACGTGCTGACGCGGCGGACCCGGATCTCCATCGAGACGTTCGACCGGGGGACACGCAGTTCCCGGGAGGCCGCGGAGCTGATGGCGCCCGTCCTCGGCTGGGACAAGGACCAGATCGAGCGTGAGGTCGAGCACTACGACAAGCGGGTGGAGGCGGAGCGCGAGTCGCAGCGGCAGCCCGACGACCTGACGGCGGACGCCGCGCGGCTGGGTGCGCCGGACATCGTGCCGCTCTGA